A window of the Diorhabda carinulata isolate Delta chromosome 1, icDioCari1.1, whole genome shotgun sequence genome harbors these coding sequences:
- the LOC130894354 gene encoding electron transfer flavoprotein subunit alpha, mitochondrial encodes MFSRTLGPQFRRFQSTLVIAEHNNEVLTPITQNAITAAKKLGGEISVLVAGTKCGTPSSSVAKAKGVSKVLVAEHEAFKGFTAESLTQLVLNAQKQFNFTHIIAGASAFGKSLLPRVAAKLDISPVSDVISIKSTDTFVRTIYAGNAIQTLKVNDPIKILTIRGTNFEADSLEGGSAPTENISADGCATDMTTFISQELSKSDRPELTSAKVIVSGGRGLKSGDNFKLLYDLADKLNAAVGASRAAVDAGYVPNDMQIGQTGKIVAPDLYIAVGISGAIQHLAGMKDSKAIVAINKDPEAPIFQVADFGLVADLFKAVPELTEKL; translated from the exons ATGTTTTCTAGAACTTTGGGCCCACAG tTTAGAAGGTTTCAAAGTACATTAGTAATAGCTGAACATAATAATGAAGTCCTAACACCAATCACACAGAACGCTATAACTGCTGCCAAGAAATTGGGTGGTGAAATATCTGTATTGGTTGCTGGAACCAAATGTGGAact ccCTCTTCATCTGTAGCTAAAGCAAAAGGAGTATCCAAAGTCTTAGTGGCTGAACATGAAGCATTTAAAGGGTTCACAGCAGAAAGCTTAACTCAGTTGGTATTAAATGCTCAAAAACAATTTAACTTCACACATATCATTGCTGGTGCATCTGCTTTTGGAAAATCTCTTTTACCTAGAGTAGCTGCCAAACTTGACATCTCTCCAGTATCTGAtgttatttcaatcaaatcaaCTGACACTTTTGTAAGGACTATATATGCag gaAATGCCATACAAACATTGAAAGTAAATGatcctataaaaattttaacaattagaGGAACAAATTTTGAGGCTGATTCATTAGAAGGTGGATCTGCACCGACTGAAAATATATCTGCTGATGGATGTGCCACTGATATGACTACATTTATCAGCCAAGAACTCAGCAAATCTGATCGACCTGAACTAACAAGTGCCAAAGTTATTGTTAGCGGAG gaCGTGGCTTAAAATCTGGAGACAATTTTAAACTTCTTTATGATTTAGCTGATAAGTTGAATGCTGCAGTTGGAGCTTCCCGTGCTGCAGTGGATGCTGGTTATGTACCTAATGATATGCAAATAGGTCAGACAGGAAAAATTGTAGCACCA gaTCTATATATTGCTGTTGGTATTTCTGGGGCAATTCAACACTTGGCTGGAATGAAAGATAGTAAAGCTATTGTTGCCATCAATAAAGATCCTGAAGCTCCAATTTTCCAAGTTGCCGATTTCGGATTAGTAGCAGACTTATTCAAAGCTGTTCCTGAATTAACTGAAAAGCTGTAA